From a single Phycisphaeraceae bacterium genomic region:
- a CDS encoding transcriptional repressor codes for MTTHVTTDQIQQLFSRHRLRCTRQRRALYEALISTRSHPTADQLFQKVAHSEQDISLATVYNTLEAFCRAGLAQKLLGRGGSTRYDAATHNHLHLRDAQSDTVTDVPDSIGERILKNIPQHILTDLEKELGFRITQLQIELVGQFADTKDAANLAVNRTMEASSS; via the coding sequence ATGACCACTCACGTGACAACAGATCAGATCCAGCAATTATTTTCCCGCCACCGTTTACGGTGTACGCGGCAGCGGCGAGCACTGTACGAAGCACTGATCTCCACTCGATCACATCCGACGGCTGACCAGCTATTTCAGAAAGTCGCCCATAGTGAGCAGGACATCAGCCTTGCCACCGTTTACAACACTCTTGAGGCGTTTTGTCGTGCGGGTTTGGCGCAAAAACTTCTCGGTCGTGGTGGCTCAACACGATACGATGCCGCCACGCATAACCACCTCCACTTGCGCGACGCTCAATCTGACACCGTCACTGATGTTCCCGATTCAATCGGTGAACGCATTCTGAAAAATATCCCCCAGCACATACTGACCGATCTCGAAAAAGAGCTGGGCTTCAGAATCACGCAGCTTCAGATCGAGCTGGTTGGACAATTCGCAGACACAAAAGATGCCGCGAATCTCGCCGTGAATCGAACTATGGAAGCATCGTCAAGCTGA
- a CDS encoding phosphoribosylformylglycinamidine cyclo-ligase: protein MAKTPMTYAGSGVDLQAADRAVELMEHHIRRTFGPRVVGAFGGFAGLFRLDYNEKLFKRNFKDPVLVACTDGVGTKVKLASQMKIYDTVGQDLVAMSVNDLIVQGAEPLFFLDYIALNKKEPELAAQMVRGVADGCVLAGCALLGGETAEMPDVYAPGEFDMAGFAVGVGELNRIIDGSEASPGDVILGLKSSGVHSNGYSLVRAIVKEADLDLDQVYPDLDPHQTLGRVLLTPTRIYAHAVVNVLRRYKVKQVVTSMANITGSGIPGNVPRTLNPKINAKIDRSTWQVPPVFRFLQKHGNVEEKEMWDVFNMGIGYVVIVRPAFAESVKEQFEKLGETVHVIGKVVRGSGMVVWA, encoded by the coding sequence ATGGCCAAGACCCCGATGACATATGCTGGCAGCGGCGTGGACCTGCAGGCTGCGGATCGCGCTGTGGAGTTGATGGAACACCACATTCGACGGACATTCGGTCCGCGTGTTGTCGGTGCGTTTGGCGGCTTTGCCGGCCTCTTTCGACTGGACTACAACGAAAAACTCTTCAAACGAAACTTCAAGGATCCCGTCCTCGTTGCCTGTACCGATGGCGTAGGCACGAAAGTCAAGCTCGCCTCGCAAATGAAGATTTACGATACCGTCGGCCAAGACCTCGTGGCGATGAGTGTCAATGACTTGATCGTGCAAGGTGCGGAACCACTCTTTTTTCTCGACTACATCGCGCTGAACAAAAAAGAACCTGAGCTGGCTGCGCAAATGGTGCGGGGTGTCGCGGACGGCTGCGTGCTGGCTGGTTGTGCGTTATTGGGTGGAGAAACCGCTGAAATGCCTGACGTGTACGCTCCGGGTGAGTTTGACATGGCTGGCTTTGCTGTGGGTGTTGGTGAACTCAACCGCATCATTGATGGATCCGAGGCATCACCCGGAGATGTGATACTTGGTCTCAAATCCAGCGGAGTTCACTCCAATGGCTACAGCCTAGTGCGTGCAATCGTGAAGGAGGCGGACCTTGATTTAGATCAGGTTTATCCAGACCTCGACCCGCATCAGACCCTTGGTCGTGTGTTGCTGACTCCGACTCGGATTTACGCACACGCAGTGGTTAACGTGCTCCGTCGGTACAAGGTGAAGCAGGTTGTCACCTCCATGGCGAATATCACTGGCAGCGGCATTCCAGGTAACGTCCCGCGCACACTTAATCCGAAAATCAATGCAAAAATCGACCGTTCAACCTGGCAGGTGCCGCCCGTGTTCCGATTCCTTCAGAAACATGGCAACGTGGAAGAGAAGGAAATGTGGGACGTATTCAATATGGGTATCGGTTACGTGGTGATCGTCAGGCCGGCATTTGCTGAATCGGTAAAAGAACAATTTGAAAAGCTCGGCGAGACGGTGCATGTCATTGGAAAGGTAGTCAGGGGGAGTGGAATGGTGGTGTGGGCGTGA
- a CDS encoding diguanylate cyclase, with protein sequence MSPHNLMRSVVFRLVFGLVLGGVAISVGLCLLELRNAEAMLQMDVTQRVGMSVRNIQSIFKDLLGELKSNEEIKDALDVFTNDRAVRAIRLTGPQMTAVEVGNWPDLLKNNAAVWIFPAHGVARGNEIDLNRLTRVSAPFKAGGGVVTLELLVDGPSERANVRSNVMTKMWSQALLLSVTLLLGLLFLRRLVTEPLSKVMQLVSSSAGAEPFYRLASGRRDEFSRLAESIGGMLTRIDNTAEQLRNREQAFQNLYQFAPAAMVSLDGNGKILEANYRAASLFQTATERELIGRGILDFLRADDRGLLRQTIDRLELDQAARCDLRIVVGARTIDVLVECAGVRNADGVLQSVHLSFLDVSESKKLQRQLADKSHLLNLVIDHISAAILLVNEEGRIAAHNQQLAVLLKRQSSELIGRPYDPENFWRELGIVKQDLFVNRLRQIDADDNRPAQERFEARVGTFLFQGVPVHDASGKGIGRLWVVQEITSQEQSQRLLEQQSSQLQALKKLGPQLSDVSDPKTLLERAASQLFEIFGVEALGLALRHQDSESRSLQILHRGSGAYLLEPNRALVQAVERQLMPQILSNQDVSFWPEFPRGAAWGKVFAQAGLTCLAGGPLRASTDAQGVLWIARRGGERLEKHHIYLLEALGPVVAARLEIAHVREQMRAVEMSDVVTGLPTGRFLELEMRKLINRPGSAWALAIFNLDHFRKINTMIEHAAADALLATIATKLLQSTRRDCLVTRLNGPTFAVLVRDTGREQVGSMAERLRQVVATCGVSLPDGSTFPITASIGVAMCPEDGSGGKSLFELATARVELAKRAGRNCVVSTGTTEQRLAG encoded by the coding sequence ATGTCCCCGCATAATCTGATGCGATCTGTGGTATTTCGGCTCGTCTTTGGGCTGGTGCTAGGCGGCGTGGCTATCTCTGTCGGCCTGTGCCTGCTCGAATTGCGCAATGCCGAGGCCATGCTCCAGATGGACGTGACTCAACGTGTCGGAATGAGTGTGCGCAATATCCAGAGCATCTTCAAAGATCTTCTGGGTGAGCTCAAAAGCAATGAAGAGATTAAAGACGCGCTGGATGTGTTTACCAACGATCGTGCTGTTCGTGCAATCCGGCTGACCGGACCGCAGATGACGGCTGTTGAGGTGGGTAACTGGCCGGACCTGCTCAAGAACAATGCCGCAGTCTGGATCTTTCCGGCTCATGGCGTGGCACGGGGGAACGAGATCGACCTTAATCGTTTGACTCGTGTCTCCGCGCCATTCAAGGCGGGTGGGGGTGTCGTCACGCTGGAGTTGCTTGTGGACGGCCCATCCGAACGGGCAAATGTTCGCTCAAACGTCATGACCAAAATGTGGAGTCAGGCACTGCTGCTCTCGGTCACTCTGCTGCTGGGGTTGCTCTTTCTGAGGCGGTTGGTGACCGAACCATTGTCAAAGGTGATGCAACTGGTCAGCAGCAGCGCGGGAGCCGAGCCGTTTTACCGGCTCGCCAGTGGTCGGCGCGACGAGTTTTCTCGTTTAGCGGAGTCGATCGGCGGCATGCTGACGCGGATCGATAACACCGCGGAGCAACTCCGCAATCGCGAACAGGCATTTCAAAATCTCTACCAGTTTGCCCCAGCTGCGATGGTCAGTCTGGATGGAAACGGGAAAATACTCGAAGCAAATTACCGCGCAGCTTCGCTCTTTCAGACCGCCACGGAACGCGAACTGATCGGTCGAGGCATTCTTGACTTTCTCCGTGCGGATGACCGCGGCCTGTTGCGTCAGACCATTGATCGACTTGAACTCGATCAAGCTGCCCGATGTGATCTGCGCATCGTCGTGGGAGCCAGAACGATTGACGTTCTTGTCGAGTGTGCCGGTGTGCGGAATGCGGATGGCGTACTCCAGTCGGTGCACCTCTCTTTTCTAGACGTGAGTGAATCCAAGAAACTCCAGAGACAGCTTGCGGATAAGAGCCACCTGTTGAATCTGGTGATCGACCATATTTCTGCCGCCATCCTTCTGGTCAACGAGGAGGGAAGGATCGCAGCTCATAACCAGCAACTGGCAGTTCTGCTCAAGCGGCAGTCAAGCGAATTGATCGGTCGGCCGTATGACCCGGAAAACTTCTGGCGGGAGTTAGGAATTGTAAAACAAGACCTTTTTGTCAATCGCTTGCGTCAGATAGATGCAGATGACAATCGTCCCGCACAGGAACGATTCGAGGCACGTGTGGGTACCTTTTTATTCCAGGGCGTGCCGGTGCATGACGCATCGGGCAAAGGAATCGGCCGCCTCTGGGTGGTCCAGGAAATCACCTCGCAGGAACAGAGCCAGCGGTTGCTGGAGCAGCAATCCAGCCAATTACAAGCTCTCAAAAAACTTGGGCCACAGCTCAGCGACGTGTCGGATCCCAAGACACTTTTGGAGAGGGCAGCATCGCAGCTTTTCGAAATTTTCGGCGTTGAAGCCCTCGGATTGGCGTTACGGCATCAGGACTCAGAGTCACGAAGTCTTCAGATACTCCATCGAGGATCAGGAGCTTATCTACTCGAGCCCAATCGCGCGCTGGTGCAGGCTGTTGAGCGGCAGCTCATGCCGCAGATTTTGTCAAACCAGGATGTTTCATTTTGGCCGGAGTTCCCGCGGGGCGCAGCATGGGGTAAGGTTTTCGCCCAAGCTGGCCTGACGTGCTTGGCTGGTGGACCTCTCCGAGCGAGTACTGATGCGCAGGGCGTGCTCTGGATCGCGCGACGTGGTGGCGAGCGTCTGGAAAAACACCACATCTATCTCCTCGAAGCACTCGGCCCCGTCGTAGCCGCCCGCCTCGAAATAGCTCATGTCCGTGAGCAGATGCGAGCGGTTGAGATGAGTGATGTGGTCACCGGTTTGCCCACAGGCAGATTTCTTGAGTTGGAAATGCGCAAACTCATCAATCGTCCAGGCAGCGCATGGGCATTGGCGATTTTCAACCTCGACCACTTCCGCAAGATCAACACGATGATTGAGCATGCAGCAGCCGATGCGTTGCTGGCTACCATCGCGACCAAACTCCTTCAAAGCACGCGGCGTGACTGTCTCGTCACCAGGCTCAATGGGCCGACATTCGCAGTGCTCGTGCGCGATACTGGCCGAGAGCAAGTGGGGTCAATGGCTGAGCGATTACGGCAAGTCGTAGCCACCTGTGGTGTGTCCCTGCCGGATGGATCGACATTTCCGATCACCGCCAGCATCGGTGTCGCGATGTGCCCAGAGGATGGATCGGGTGGCAAGAGCCTCTTTGAGCTTGCTACGGCCCGTGTCGAACTCGCCAAACGTGCGGGACGGAACTGCGTGGTCAGCACCGGGACCACGGAACAGCGGCTCGCTGGCTGA
- a CDS encoding aminopeptidase: MRDQRLNKLAQVLVEYSTGVKAGQIVRISGDPVGLPLMEAIYERCLEVGAHPFLKVSPESISEFFFEHATEDQLKYVSPLALHEVETIDVSIGLWAETNTKGLSRVDPKRQGINSAARKPIFKIFMDRAAKKADEPGKLYWCGTLYPTLASAQDAEMSLRQYEDFVFNAGHLDKPDPVGEWKKIHASQEKLREFLQGKKVIRFQTARGTDLTVNVEGSTWINCAGHENFPDGEVFTGPNLHAADGGVNGIVCYSFPAVHHGREVHDIELTFERGRVVNAKASKNEDFLIQMLDQDAGARNLGEIAIGTNYNITEYSKNTLFDEKIGGTFHAAVGAGYPESGNTNESGLHWDMVCDLRSPAGGGTITVDGQVISRDGKFLFPGWPGNL, encoded by the coding sequence ATGCGCGATCAACGCCTCAACAAACTGGCCCAGGTTCTCGTTGAATACTCCACCGGAGTGAAGGCAGGACAAATCGTCCGTATCAGCGGCGACCCTGTCGGTCTGCCTCTTATGGAGGCTATTTATGAACGATGCCTGGAGGTGGGGGCACATCCTTTTCTGAAGGTTTCTCCAGAATCCATCAGTGAGTTTTTCTTCGAGCACGCCACCGAAGATCAACTCAAGTATGTCAGTCCCCTCGCACTCCATGAAGTGGAGACCATCGATGTGTCGATCGGTCTATGGGCTGAGACAAATACCAAAGGGTTATCGCGTGTCGATCCTAAACGTCAAGGAATCAATTCTGCGGCACGCAAGCCTATCTTCAAGATCTTCATGGACCGGGCAGCAAAAAAGGCGGACGAACCCGGCAAACTCTATTGGTGCGGCACACTATATCCCACCCTCGCCAGTGCGCAGGATGCTGAGATGAGCCTGAGACAATACGAGGACTTTGTCTTCAACGCGGGACATCTCGACAAGCCTGACCCCGTCGGTGAGTGGAAAAAAATCCATGCTTCACAGGAAAAACTCCGTGAGTTTCTCCAGGGGAAAAAAGTCATCCGTTTCCAAACAGCACGTGGTACCGATCTAACAGTCAACGTTGAAGGATCGACTTGGATCAACTGTGCTGGCCATGAAAACTTCCCTGATGGTGAAGTCTTCACCGGCCCCAATCTCCATGCGGCGGATGGAGGAGTCAACGGCATCGTGTGTTACAGCTTTCCCGCTGTACACCACGGCCGCGAAGTGCATGACATCGAGTTGACCTTTGAACGCGGTCGGGTCGTTAACGCCAAGGCCAGTAAAAACGAAGATTTTCTGATCCAGATGCTCGATCAAGATGCCGGTGCTCGAAATCTTGGTGAAATTGCCATTGGCACCAATTACAACATCACCGAGTACTCAAAGAACACACTCTTCGATGAAAAGATCGGTGGGACCTTTCATGCAGCGGTGGGTGCAGGTTATCCCGAGAGCGGCAACACCAATGAAAGTGGTCTGCACTGGGACATGGTGTGTGATCTGCGCTCCCCTGCTGGCGGCGGGACCATTACGGTGGATGGGCAGGTAATCTCTCGAGATGGGAAGTTTCTGTTTCCAGGCTGGCCTGGAAACCTATAA
- a CDS encoding aminoglycoside phosphotransferase family protein, whose protein sequence is MPGADTSADSPFGASLEPVLRRACGGRLSSVSWFRTDWQRGGALTGYASYLDEDNSAQPAVVKLPVPPGERQWLERLQSADNLVPKLYAHGEALNGYDMAWVVMERLPHGPLGPAWGGKEFDLLIEAAGRFYVAAGEVPLSGDLPQRDWEKIFHEARENIIKEHDVAHEQRWKTALKKTHRKLKEWIKIWNDRPIDHWCHGDLHLANAMTRHPAPGGPAVLLDFAITHIGHWIEDAIYFEHLFWARRHRLGGRKLCSQIAHERKRLGLRVDPDWPRLASVRRALTAMTTPAILNLDGDRNHVEAALEVLEIEVG, encoded by the coding sequence ATGCCCGGAGCAGACACATCGGCAGATTCGCCCTTCGGTGCCAGCCTGGAACCTGTTTTACGACGAGCCTGCGGCGGACGGCTTTCAAGCGTTTCCTGGTTTCGTACCGATTGGCAACGTGGCGGGGCTCTGACGGGTTACGCCTCGTATCTTGATGAAGATAATTCCGCCCAGCCAGCCGTGGTGAAACTGCCGGTCCCACCGGGTGAGCGACAGTGGCTTGAGCGACTTCAGTCTGCTGACAACCTCGTACCCAAGCTATACGCGCACGGAGAGGCCCTCAACGGCTATGACATGGCATGGGTTGTGATGGAACGTCTGCCGCATGGTCCCTTGGGGCCGGCATGGGGTGGTAAGGAATTTGATCTGCTTATCGAAGCTGCGGGCCGGTTCTATGTCGCAGCCGGAGAAGTTCCTCTCTCAGGGGATTTACCGCAACGCGATTGGGAAAAGATTTTCCACGAAGCGAGAGAGAACATCATCAAGGAACATGATGTCGCCCACGAACAGCGATGGAAGACCGCTCTCAAAAAGACACATCGTAAGCTCAAAGAATGGATCAAAATCTGGAACGATCGTCCAATCGATCACTGGTGCCATGGTGATTTACACTTGGCTAATGCGATGACGCGGCATCCAGCACCGGGTGGACCAGCCGTACTGCTGGATTTTGCGATCACCCATATCGGACATTGGATCGAGGACGCGATCTATTTCGAACATCTCTTCTGGGCACGGAGACACCGTTTAGGCGGTCGCAAACTTTGTAGCCAGATCGCCCACGAACGAAAGAGATTGGGATTACGTGTTGATCCCGATTGGCCGCGACTGGCGTCGGTGCGACGTGCACTGACAGCAATGACGACACCAGCGATTCTGAATCTCGACGGTGATCGTAACCATGTAGAAGCAGCACTTGAGGTGCTGGAGATCGAAGTAGGTTAA
- a CDS encoding NADH-quinone oxidoreductase subunit D, which translates to MAATDTRDQTFTQSFVLQKPESPAGVPGNGRTTTVSDVEQEDVQTEEMLVNMGPQHPSTHGVLRVVLRTDGEMVLEAIPHVGYLHRSAEKIGENVAYYQYIPYTDRMDYLAAMNENWAFCRAAEKIAGVELPRRAECIRIIICELNRIASHLVSFGTYGLDIGAFTPFLYAFREREYILDLFEQVCGARLTYNFLTIGGSIHDLPAGYLEKVSEFLDYFEPKIKEYNDLLTWNKIFIKRTANVGVISKELCVKYALTGPVIRGSGIPYDLRRDNPYSLYPEIDFKVIVGDGELGTLGDCWDRYMVRMKEMYESAKIIRQAIKMIPPASDTGDGRYRVKMPRAFKPPLGEVYVETENPRGVLGFFLESQGGPVPYRCKARAATFCNLAVTGEVARNVLLADVPAIIGSIDIVMGQVDR; encoded by the coding sequence ATGGCCGCAACCGATACACGCGATCAGACCTTCACCCAGTCCTTTGTTTTACAGAAGCCAGAGTCACCAGCAGGTGTCCCCGGCAATGGCAGGACGACGACGGTCTCTGATGTTGAGCAGGAAGACGTTCAGACTGAGGAAATGCTCGTCAACATGGGGCCGCAGCACCCTTCTACTCACGGTGTGTTGCGCGTTGTGCTCCGTACTGACGGTGAGATGGTTCTCGAAGCAATCCCACACGTCGGTTATCTGCACCGTAGTGCGGAGAAGATCGGCGAAAACGTCGCCTACTACCAGTACATTCCGTACACCGACCGTATGGACTACCTGGCGGCGATGAACGAAAACTGGGCGTTCTGTCGCGCCGCGGAAAAAATCGCAGGAGTTGAGTTACCACGCCGCGCCGAATGTATCCGCATCATCATCTGCGAGCTTAACCGTATCGCGTCTCACCTTGTATCGTTCGGCACTTACGGGCTAGATATCGGGGCGTTTACTCCGTTTCTCTATGCTTTCCGCGAACGCGAATACATCCTCGATCTTTTTGAACAGGTCTGCGGCGCACGCTTGACCTATAACTTCCTCACGATTGGCGGTTCAATCCACGACCTGCCCGCTGGATACCTGGAAAAGGTTTCTGAATTCCTTGACTACTTTGAACCCAAGATCAAGGAATACAACGATCTGCTCACATGGAACAAAATTTTTATCAAACGAACCGCCAACGTCGGCGTCATCAGTAAAGAACTCTGCGTCAAATATGCACTGACCGGCCCCGTCATTCGCGGCAGCGGTATTCCTTACGATCTTCGTCGAGATAATCCATATTCGCTTTACCCAGAGATCGATTTCAAGGTCATCGTCGGTGACGGTGAGCTAGGCACTCTAGGCGATTGCTGGGATCGCTACATGGTCCGCATGAAGGAAATGTATGAGAGTGCGAAGATCATCAGGCAGGCGATCAAAATGATTCCACCTGCGAGTGACACGGGCGATGGGCGATATCGTGTCAAGATGCCCCGTGCGTTCAAGCCGCCTTTGGGTGAGGTGTATGTCGAGACCGAAAATCCCCGCGGCGTACTGGGCTTTTTCCTTGAGAGTCAGGGTGGACCCGTGCCGTATCGCTGTAAGGCTCGTGCTGCGACATTCTGTAACCTTGCGGTCACAGGCGAAGTCGCTCGGAATGTCCTGCTCGCTGACGTGCCTGCAATCATTGGATCAATCGACATTGTGATGGGACAGGTGGACCGTTAA
- a CDS encoding ThuA domain-containing protein, whose product MARKALIVWGGWDGHTPKESADVFVPLLREKGFEVEVSNTLDSYADKTLMESLSLIVPIWTMGQIKPEQEQGLSAAVANGVGLAGFHGGMCDSFRMNTGYQWMTGGQWVAHPGNLYPRYTVKLTDKSHEITRGLKDFDLTNTERYYLHVDPANNVLGTITFEESGVVMPYIWTKTWGKGNVFYAAWGHTYKDFDVPEARDIVLRGMLWAAKK is encoded by the coding sequence GGGGCGGCTGGGATGGGCATACGCCGAAAGAATCGGCAGATGTTTTTGTACCGCTATTACGGGAAAAGGGATTCGAGGTCGAGGTCTCCAATACGCTTGATAGCTACGCTGACAAAACCTTGATGGAGTCACTAAGCCTCATTGTTCCGATCTGGACCATGGGTCAGATCAAACCCGAACAAGAGCAAGGCCTCAGTGCGGCTGTTGCTAACGGAGTGGGACTTGCGGGATTTCACGGCGGCATGTGCGACTCATTCCGCATGAATACCGGTTACCAATGGATGACCGGTGGGCAATGGGTTGCTCACCCGGGAAACCTCTATCCGCGCTACACAGTTAAACTCACTGATAAGAGCCACGAAATCACGCGAGGTCTCAAAGACTTCGATCTTACCAATACTGAGCGCTACTACCTCCACGTCGATCCAGCAAACAACGTACTGGGCACCATCACCTTCGAGGAAAGCGGTGTGGTCATGCCTTATATCTGGACCAAAACATGGGGTAAAGGAAACGTGTTCTACGCAGCATGGGGACATACGTACAAGGACTTCGATGTCCCCGAAGCACGAGACATTGTGCTGCGAGGAATGTTGTGGGCGGCAAAGAAGTGA